From a region of the Marinilabiliales bacterium genome:
- a CDS encoding peptidase S41: MMDIKPEKVPKQRQITMSIGITSLLVTLLMASCEKILIRPDAGDDPVSVFEEIWTFTDRHYSFFEYKGVDWRSIYSSYRPRVRDDMGPVELFDLCAAMLYELKDGHVNLVSSFDRSRYWEWYLDSPENFSYDLIERNYFRGRQRYIGPFHFVPIGDVVYMYYPSFASGISDNSIDIILANLKNKKGLIIDVRNNGGGSIENARKLVSRFTDEKRLVGYNHVKTGPGHEDFRKQEIYIEPHEGERYTGNVVVLTNRRSYSATTYFTQYMKALPNVTVIGDTTGGGGGMPAFHDLPNGWLLRVSSSRFYGPGNISIESGVAPHIKVDMTEDSISEGKDDVIERAVSLLNGRT, translated from the coding sequence ATGATGGATATAAAACCGGAAAAAGTGCCAAAACAGCGGCAAATCACAATGAGCATCGGGATCACCAGCCTGCTGGTAACGCTGCTGATGGCATCATGTGAAAAGATCCTTATCAGACCTGATGCAGGGGACGATCCTGTATCGGTATTTGAAGAGATATGGACCTTTACTGACAGGCACTACTCCTTCTTTGAATACAAGGGAGTGGACTGGAGAAGCATATACAGCAGTTACCGGCCGCGAGTGCGCGATGACATGGGACCGGTAGAGCTTTTCGATCTCTGTGCAGCAATGCTTTATGAACTGAAAGACGGCCATGTTAACCTGGTTAGCTCATTTGACAGGTCACGTTACTGGGAGTGGTATCTCGACAGTCCCGAAAATTTCAGCTATGACCTGATTGAGAGAAACTATTTCAGGGGCAGGCAGAGATATATCGGTCCGTTTCATTTCGTTCCCATAGGTGATGTGGTATATATGTATTATCCAAGCTTTGCCAGCGGAATAAGTGATAACAGCATTGACATAATCCTGGCTAACCTTAAAAACAAAAAAGGACTTATCATTGATGTGAGAAATAACGGTGGGGGAAGTATCGAGAATGCCAGGAAGCTGGTTTCCAGGTTTACTGATGAAAAGAGGCTTGTCGGATACAACCATGTAAAGACCGGGCCCGGCCATGAGGATTTCAGGAAACAGGAAATCTATATAGAGCCACATGAAGGAGAAAGGTACACGGGCAATGTAGTTGTGCTGACCAACCGCCGGAGTTACAGCGCAACTACCTATTTTACACAGTATATGAAGGCACTGCCAAATGTTACGGTTATTGGCGATACTACAGGCGGGGGCGGCGGCATGCCTGCCTTTCACGATCTTCCAAACGGCTGGCTCCTGAGAGTTTCAAGCTCCAGGTTCTACGGCCCTGGAAATATAAGTATCGAATCGGGTGTGGCTCCGCACATAAAGGTTGACATGACCGAAGATTCCATATCCGAAGGAAAGGATGACGTAATTGAAAGAGCTGTCAGCCTGCTTAACGGGAGAACCTGA
- a CDS encoding gfo/Idh/MocA family oxidoreductase, with product MKPKQTKTISRRSFIGKTSAAIAGLTFVPSHVVSGLGHTAPSDKLNIAAIGIGGMGRSVLSHVAGSENIVALCDVDWNEATIRVFETYPGARRYRDYRVMLDEMKEIDAVIVATPDHTHAVATMEAIKRGKHVYTEKPLTKTIYEARMLTEAARKHNVATQMGNQGQAGDWPRRLREMISDGVIGDIREVHVWTDRPNRGLSDTYWPQGVSRPYETPPEPASLDWDLFVGPAPMRPYHRAYHPFRWRGWWDFGTGALGDIGCHSFDPVFRALRLRYPTSVQAVSTLVNDETFPLGSIVTYDFPGREQMPALRLTWYDGGIRPPRIPGIDPGIQMGAGGVLYVGDQGLILGNRILPESLDESYNRPEPWIPSSPGHHKEWTDACKGGAPAGSNFDWAGPLTETVLLGNIALRPELRETLSYRPLEFDPVNMRFTNLPEADRFLHYEYREGWEL from the coding sequence ATGAAGCCAAAACAAACAAAAACAATCAGCAGGAGAAGCTTTATCGGGAAAACATCTGCTGCCATAGCGGGACTGACCTTTGTCCCTTCACATGTAGTATCAGGACTTGGCCATACTGCACCTTCCGACAAACTCAATATTGCCGCTATCGGAATAGGCGGGATGGGAAGGAGTGTGCTGAGCCATGTGGCCGGATCAGAAAATATTGTTGCGCTTTGTGACGTGGACTGGAACGAGGCAACAATAAGGGTTTTTGAGACATACCCCGGAGCAAGGCGTTACAGGGATTACCGGGTCATGCTGGACGAAATGAAAGAGATTGATGCGGTTATTGTGGCAACTCCCGACCACACTCACGCAGTGGCAACCATGGAAGCAATAAAACGAGGCAAGCATGTCTACACGGAAAAACCCCTGACAAAAACAATATACGAAGCAAGGATGCTGACAGAAGCAGCAAGAAAGCACAATGTCGCCACACAGATGGGCAACCAGGGACAGGCAGGCGACTGGCCGAGAAGACTTCGTGAAATGATAAGCGATGGTGTCATAGGCGATATTCGTGAGGTTCATGTATGGACCGACCGCCCGAACAGGGGACTATCCGACACCTACTGGCCACAGGGTGTATCACGCCCATACGAGACTCCCCCGGAGCCGGCAAGCCTTGACTGGGACCTGTTCGTAGGGCCGGCGCCCATGCGTCCTTACCACCGGGCTTATCACCCGTTCCGCTGGAGAGGCTGGTGGGACTTCGGGACAGGTGCACTTGGCGACATAGGTTGCCACTCATTTGACCCCGTTTTCCGGGCACTGAGGCTGAGATACCCAACCTCTGTACAGGCTGTTTCAACACTGGTGAATGATGAAACTTTTCCGCTCGGGTCAATAGTCACCTACGACTTTCCCGGACGGGAACAAATGCCTGCCCTGAGGCTGACCTGGTATGACGGGGGAATCAGGCCTCCCCGTATCCCCGGGATTGATCCGGGCATACAGATGGGTGCAGGCGGAGTCCTCTACGTCGGCGATCAGGGTTTGATCCTTGGAAACCGTATTTTACCGGAATCACTGGATGAGTCTTATAATAGGCCTGAGCCATGGATCCCCTCATCCCCTGGCCACCACAAGGAGTGGACAGATGCCTGTAAGGGCGGGGCGCCTGCTGGTTCGAATTTTGATTGGGCGGGGCCCCTTACCGAAACCGTGTTGCTTGGCAACATAGCGCTCAGGCCCGAGTTGAGGGAAACACTCAGCTACCGCCCACTGGAGTTCGACCCGGTAAACATGCGTTTTACCAATCTGCCGGAAGCTGACCGGTTCCTGCACTATGAATACAGGGAGGGATGGGAACTATAA
- a CDS encoding type 1 glutamine amidotransferase: MLLLTGCPGTVEEIAEVTEPLPRPNVAVLVAEGFHDGEAYMPIGYLTNQGMDITVIGPETGVVKAYNSDFTIGIERAVADVSVDQFDALVLPGGTAPSVLREIPEVVEFAREFFETGRPVAAICHGPQVLVTAGVLDGLTCTAVGGIQDEIEGAGATYVDEALVIDGHLITSRTPPDLAVFSQAIAEAINESFDPTVPRAIPPYPGM; the protein is encoded by the coding sequence ATGCTTCTGCTTACCGGTTGTCCCGGAACAGTAGAAGAGATCGCTGAGGTAACGGAGCCTCTGCCGAGGCCCAATGTTGCAGTTCTGGTGGCCGAAGGCTTTCATGACGGTGAAGCTTACATGCCTATTGGCTACCTGACTAACCAGGGGATGGATATTACGGTTATCGGACCGGAAACAGGTGTGGTAAAGGCTTATAACAGTGACTTTACCATCGGCATTGAAAGAGCTGTTGCAGATGTTTCTGTCGACCAGTTCGATGCACTTGTACTACCCGGAGGAACAGCACCATCTGTCCTCAGAGAGATCCCTGAAGTTGTTGAGTTTGCCAGGGAATTCTTCGAAACCGGCAGGCCAGTGGCAGCAATATGCCATGGGCCCCAGGTCCTTGTCACCGCCGGAGTGCTTGACGGACTCACCTGTACCGCGGTTGGCGGGATCCAGGATGAGATCGAGGGAGCAGGTGCAACCTATGTTGACGAGGCCCTTGTGATTGACGGTCACCTGATCACCTCGCGAACCCCGCCTGATCTGGCAGTTTTCAGCCAGGCAATAGCAGAAGCAATAAACGAATCTTTTGATCCGACCGTGCCACGGGCAATTCCGCCCTATCCGGGAATGTAA
- the glgX gene encoding glycogen debranching enzyme GlgX, producing MDKTETWPGRPYPLGARYDGKGVNFALFAENAWGVELCLYDNDGAETNRIKVVERTHNSWHVYIPGLRPGQQYGYRVHGPYEPEKGLRFNPNKLLIDPYAKALNGTGKWNNALFGYEIGHEKGDLSFSKTDSAPYVPKCVVIDDHFDWEGDTLLKIPLNKTVIYELHVKGFTRLHKAIPEELRGTYAGLAHPETISYLQKLGVNAVELMPVHQFVNDRHLIDNNLTNYWGYNSINFFAPHPAYSASGGGGQEQVSEFKDMVRELHKAGIEVIIDVVYNHTGEGNHLGPTISFRGIDNMSYYRLMEDDRRHYMDYTGTGNTLNTVHPTILRLIMDSLRYWVTEMHVDGFRFDLATALAREFSDVDKWGSFFDVLHQDPVLSQVKLIAEPWDIGENGYQVGNFPAGWLEWNGRYRDSMREFWRGENEMLPEFANRITGSSDLYFDDWRRPVASINFITAHDGFTLRDLVSYNNKHNDANKEESKDGEDHNRSWNCGVEGETGDEKIISLRKKQVRNFLATLFLSQGIPMLLAGDEMWRTQKGNNNAYCQDNEISWVDWDQTDGQMVKFVSGLIRLRLEHPVFCRTRWFRSEPVNGARVKDIEWFLPEGNTMSLEHWNTSFAKSIGVFLSGEGIISRDPRGNRIVDDSFYLMFNAHDDTVIFRLPTEEYGNSWQKVIDTHDCFVSEEGGPEYGSGNEIYLDGRSVVLLMCKKK from the coding sequence ATGGATAAAACGGAAACCTGGCCAGGAAGGCCCTATCCTTTGGGTGCCAGGTACGACGGCAAAGGTGTCAACTTCGCACTGTTTGCCGAAAACGCATGGGGAGTTGAGCTTTGCCTGTACGACAATGACGGAGCTGAGACAAACCGCATTAAAGTGGTGGAGCGGACCCATAACAGCTGGCATGTATATATACCCGGACTGAGACCGGGCCAGCAGTACGGCTATAGGGTGCACGGTCCCTATGAGCCGGAAAAAGGCCTGAGGTTCAACCCTAACAAGCTTCTTATCGACCCCTATGCCAAAGCACTTAACGGAACAGGTAAGTGGAATAACGCCCTGTTCGGATATGAGATCGGGCATGAAAAGGGAGATCTGTCATTCAGCAAGACCGACAGCGCCCCTTACGTGCCCAAATGCGTTGTGATTGACGACCATTTTGACTGGGAAGGCGACACCCTGCTTAAGATACCCCTGAATAAAACAGTTATTTACGAGCTGCATGTTAAGGGGTTTACCAGGCTTCATAAAGCCATACCCGAAGAGTTGCGGGGCACGTATGCCGGACTTGCACACCCCGAAACGATATCCTATCTGCAGAAACTGGGCGTAAATGCAGTTGAGCTGATGCCGGTTCACCAGTTTGTCAACGACAGGCATCTGATTGACAATAACCTGACCAACTACTGGGGATACAACAGCATCAATTTCTTCGCCCCCCATCCTGCCTACAGCGCCAGCGGCGGCGGCGGACAGGAGCAGGTGAGCGAATTCAAGGATATGGTCAGGGAACTGCACAAGGCAGGGATTGAAGTGATCATAGATGTGGTGTACAATCATACAGGAGAAGGCAACCACCTGGGTCCCACAATAAGCTTTCGCGGAATTGACAATATGTCATACTACAGGCTTATGGAGGATGACCGCAGGCACTACATGGACTATACAGGAACAGGAAATACCCTCAACACCGTTCACCCTACAATTCTGAGGCTTATCATGGACAGCCTGCGATACTGGGTAACCGAGATGCATGTCGACGGTTTCAGGTTTGATCTTGCAACAGCGCTGGCCAGGGAGTTCAGCGACGTGGACAAGTGGGGTTCATTTTTTGACGTGCTTCACCAGGATCCCGTGCTGTCGCAGGTTAAGCTCATAGCTGAACCCTGGGATATAGGCGAGAACGGTTACCAGGTTGGCAACTTCCCTGCCGGCTGGCTGGAGTGGAACGGCAGGTACAGGGACAGCATGCGCGAATTCTGGAGGGGTGAGAATGAGATGCTACCCGAATTTGCAAACCGCATAACGGGAAGCTCGGACCTCTATTTCGATGACTGGCGCAGGCCGGTGGCCAGCATCAACTTCATTACCGCACATGACGGGTTTACACTGCGGGACCTGGTATCATACAACAACAAACACAACGATGCCAACAAGGAAGAGAGCAAAGACGGCGAGGACCATAACCGTTCGTGGAACTGCGGGGTGGAAGGTGAAACCGGTGATGAAAAGATCATCAGCCTCCGGAAAAAACAGGTAAGGAACTTCCTGGCAACCCTGTTTCTCTCACAGGGCATTCCCATGCTGCTTGCCGGCGACGAAATGTGGCGCACCCAGAAAGGGAACAATAATGCCTATTGCCAGGATAACGAAATATCGTGGGTGGATTGGGACCAAACCGATGGGCAGATGGTTAAGTTTGTGTCCGGACTAATACGTTTAAGGCTCGAACATCCCGTCTTCTGCCGTACCAGGTGGTTCAGGAGCGAACCTGTAAACGGTGCAAGGGTTAAGGATATTGAATGGTTCCTTCCGGAGGGCAATACCATGAGCCTTGAGCACTGGAACACCTCATTTGCCAAATCGATAGGTGTGTTCCTTTCGGGCGAGGGGATCATAAGCCGCGACCCGAGGGGGAACAGGATAGTGGATGACAGTTTTTACCTGATGTTCAACGCTCATGACGACACCGTCATATTCAGGCTGCCCACTGAGGAATACGGAAACTCCTGGCAAAAAGTGATCGATACGCACGATTGTTTTGTTTCGGAGGAGGGAGGCCCGGAATATGGATCCGGAAACGAGATTTATCTTGACGGGCGTTCGGTGGTGCTGCTGATGTGCAAAAAGAAGTAA
- the treZ gene encoding malto-oligosyltrehalose trehalohydrolase — protein sequence MTLLPEGGASFLFWSPAASKAAIEVENKGLFQLDSKEHGYHEGLLAGIEAGDRYMVVIDGKTKIPDPVSLYQPEGVHSQSEVVDLSRITRSVAAGPGREVGGLVIYELHTGTFTPEGSFEGIIKKLDYLSALGINAIELMPVAQFPGTRNWGYDGVYPFAVQNSYGGPEKLARLVNECHKKDIAVILDVVYNHLGPEGNYLPAAGPYFTGKYTTPWGSALNFDDRWSHGVRRYFIENALMWLRDYGVDGLRLDAVHAIWDFGARHFLAELSDHVAGLNRLTGRNHFLIGECDLNDSRYITSAGEGGMGLDCQWCDEFHHALHARLTGERQGYYSDFGTTSHLVDAYNNAYVYDGRYSEYRKRIFGSSAKGIPGDRFVVFTQNHDQAGNRMLGERTGTLLGFESLKLAAGVMFVSPFIPMLFMGEEYGEKNPFLYFTSHGDKDLITAVREGRKREFADFIGKGEPPDPQSPQTFKRSLLSWDIDGDDKKQKLLAFYKKMIELKKTHPDLKPGGRDHVRAAEAANGDMVVIRSAGLTVLINFSVKSGNLPVAGGPSGSCNILLYSAHQRWGGPVSEFASLLDEKGSLMIEPQSIMILSD from the coding sequence ATGACCCTCCTGCCTGAAGGAGGCGCCAGTTTCCTGTTCTGGTCGCCGGCAGCATCCAAAGCTGCCATTGAGGTAGAGAACAAGGGCCTGTTCCAGCTTGACAGTAAGGAGCATGGTTATCATGAAGGCCTGCTTGCCGGCATAGAGGCGGGCGACAGGTACATGGTTGTGATTGACGGTAAAACAAAAATACCCGATCCGGTTTCACTTTATCAGCCCGAGGGGGTGCATTCACAATCGGAGGTGGTTGACCTGTCCCGGATAACACGGTCTGTTGCTGCCGGACCGGGTAGAGAGGTTGGGGGACTGGTAATTTATGAGTTGCATACAGGGACATTTACCCCGGAAGGCTCCTTCGAAGGCATTATTAAAAAGCTGGACTACCTGTCCGCTTTGGGCATAAACGCCATAGAGCTGATGCCGGTGGCACAGTTTCCGGGAACCCGTAACTGGGGATATGACGGAGTGTATCCCTTCGCAGTACAGAACTCTTACGGGGGGCCGGAAAAATTGGCCCGGTTAGTGAATGAGTGCCACAAAAAGGATATTGCAGTAATACTTGATGTGGTTTACAACCACCTGGGTCCCGAAGGAAATTATCTTCCGGCCGCAGGACCCTATTTTACCGGAAAATACACAACCCCTTGGGGCAGCGCTCTCAACTTTGACGACAGGTGGTCTCACGGGGTGCGGAGATACTTCATAGAGAATGCTCTTATGTGGCTGAGGGATTATGGTGTGGACGGACTGCGCCTTGATGCCGTGCACGCCATATGGGATTTCGGGGCCAGGCATTTCCTTGCCGAGCTTTCTGATCATGTTGCCGGACTGAACCGGTTAACCGGCAGAAATCACTTCCTTATAGGCGAGTGCGACCTTAACGATTCAAGATATATCACTTCCGCCGGGGAAGGCGGAATGGGCCTGGACTGCCAGTGGTGCGACGAGTTTCACCACGCCCTCCATGCCAGGCTTACCGGTGAACGGCAAGGCTATTATTCCGATTTCGGCACAACATCACACCTGGTTGATGCATATAACAACGCATATGTCTATGACGGCCGGTATTCGGAATACCGCAAAAGGATCTTTGGCAGTTCAGCAAAAGGAATACCGGGTGACAGGTTTGTAGTTTTTACCCAGAACCATGACCAGGCGGGCAACAGGATGCTGGGTGAGAGGACCGGCACATTGCTCGGTTTTGAATCCCTCAAGCTGGCAGCCGGTGTAATGTTTGTAAGTCCGTTCATACCAATGTTGTTCATGGGCGAGGAGTACGGCGAGAAAAACCCTTTTCTCTATTTTACCAGCCACGGCGACAAGGATCTGATCACGGCCGTAAGGGAGGGACGGAAAAGGGAGTTTGCCGATTTTATTGGCAAGGGCGAACCACCCGATCCGCAGTCCCCGCAAACATTCAAAAGATCACTGCTATCATGGGATATTGACGGTGATGATAAAAAACAGAAACTTCTGGCGTTTTACAAAAAGATGATTGAACTGAAAAAGACCCACCCTGACCTTAAACCGGGAGGCCGTGATCATGTAAGGGCTGCCGAAGCTGCCAATGGTGATATGGTGGTTATCAGGAGTGCAGGGCTGACAGTGCTTATAAACTTTTCTGTGAAGTCCGGCAATCTGCCGGTAGCCGGGGGTCCTTCAGGTTCGTGCAATATTTTGCTCTATTCGGCACACCAAAGGTGGGGAGGACCTGTAAGTGAGTTCGCCTCGCTGCTCGACGAAAAGGGTTCACTTATGATTGAACCACAGTCAATAATGATATTGTCGGATTAA